The following proteins come from a genomic window of Acinonyx jubatus isolate Ajub_Pintada_27869175 chromosome C1, VMU_Ajub_asm_v1.0, whole genome shotgun sequence:
- the LOC106967094 gene encoding uncharacterized protein C2orf80 isoform X1 encodes MERKLLKKEMKKLLGDYIGIRLRENEFDPKGRRQLTFLDDMAHYDLAINVALQWLDHLEDFTWLEWEKVKMPFHGRPTYPNRKEREAMILSSYAGILMNSLPVEEVFKMYGADSSTNSGATKVPRAPPFRLSLHPFAMLTAPKAAEYARKQGVKLRRGANKNTASISAREVHVTAWKSSKNVSLDIQPKNKITFYEDRGFQGRCYECSSDCPNLQPYLSRCNSIRVDSGCWMLYERPNYQGHQYFLRRGDYPDYQQWMGLSDSVRSCRAIPYTSSHRIRLYERDDYGGLVSELTEDCSCIHDRFRLNELHSLHVLEGCWVLYEMPNYRGRQYLLSPGDYRRYHDWGAMDARVGSLRRVIDLY; translated from the exons ATGGAAAGAAAGCtcctaaagaaggaaatgaaaaaactcCT GGGAGATTATATTGGCATCAGACTTCGGGAAAATGAATTTGACCCAAAAGGAAGAAGGCAACTCACCTTTCTAGATGATATG GCACACTATGACTTGGCCATCAATGTTGCTTTGCAATGGCTGGATCACTTGGAAGACTTCACTTGGCTGGAGTGGGAGAAAGT GAAAATGCCATTTCATGGCAGACCCACATATCCAAAccggaaagaaagagaagcaatgaTTTTATCATCTTACGCTGGAATCTTAATG aacaGTCTCCCAGTTGAGGAAGTCTTTAAAATGTATGGAGCCGATTCTTCTACCAATTCTGGGGCCACCAAG GTTCCCCGAGCTCCACCTTTCCGCCTCTCCTTGCACCCCTTTGCCATGTTAACGGcacccaaagcagcagaatacgcCCGCAAACAGG GTGTCAAGTTAAGAAGGGGAGCAAACAAAAACACCGCCAGCATCTCTGCAAGGGAAGTACATGTCACAGCATGGAAATCATCAAAAAATGTATCTTTGGACATCCAGCCCAAGAACAAA ATCACCTTCTACGAGGACCGGGGCTTCCAGGGCCGCTGCTACGAGTGCAGCAGCGACTGCCCCAACCTGCAGCCCTATTTGAGCCGCTGCAACTCCATCCGCGTGGACAGCGGCTGCTGGATGCTCTACGAGCGCCCCAACTACCAGGGCCACCAGTACTTTCTGCGGCGCGGGGACTACCCGGACTACCAGCAGTGGATGGGCCTCAGCGACTCGGTCCGCTCCTGCCGGGCCATCCCTTAC ACCAGCTCTCACAGGATAAGGCTGTACGAGAGAGATGACTACGGAGGCCTTGTGTCCGAGCTCACTGAGGACTGCTCCTGTATCCACGATCGCTTCCGGCTCAATGAGCTCCACTCCCTCCACGTGCTGGAGGGCTGCTGGGTCCTCTACGAGATGCCCAACTACCGGGGGCGGCAGTACCTGCTGAGTCCGGGGGACTACAGGCGCTACCACGACTGGGGGGCCATGGATGCCAGAGTGGGCTCTCTGAGACGGGTCATCGATTTGTACTAG
- the LOC106967094 gene encoding gamma-crystallin A isoform X4 — MPFHGRPTYPNRKEREAMILSSYAGILMNSLPVEEVFKMYGADSSTNSGATKVPRAPPFRLSLHPFAMLTAPKAAEYARKQGVKLRRGANKNTASISAREVHVTAWKSSKNVSLDIQPKNKITFYEDRGFQGRCYECSSDCPNLQPYLSRCNSIRVDSGCWMLYERPNYQGHQYFLRRGDYPDYQQWMGLSDSVRSCRAIPYTSSHRIRLYERDDYGGLVSELTEDCSCIHDRFRLNELHSLHVLEGCWVLYEMPNYRGRQYLLSPGDYRRYHDWGAMDARVGSLRRVIDLY; from the exons ATGCCATTTCATGGCAGACCCACATATCCAAAccggaaagaaagagaagcaatgaTTTTATCATCTTACGCTGGAATCTTAATG aacaGTCTCCCAGTTGAGGAAGTCTTTAAAATGTATGGAGCCGATTCTTCTACCAATTCTGGGGCCACCAAG GTTCCCCGAGCTCCACCTTTCCGCCTCTCCTTGCACCCCTTTGCCATGTTAACGGcacccaaagcagcagaatacgcCCGCAAACAGG GTGTCAAGTTAAGAAGGGGAGCAAACAAAAACACCGCCAGCATCTCTGCAAGGGAAGTACATGTCACAGCATGGAAATCATCAAAAAATGTATCTTTGGACATCCAGCCCAAGAACAAA ATCACCTTCTACGAGGACCGGGGCTTCCAGGGCCGCTGCTACGAGTGCAGCAGCGACTGCCCCAACCTGCAGCCCTATTTGAGCCGCTGCAACTCCATCCGCGTGGACAGCGGCTGCTGGATGCTCTACGAGCGCCCCAACTACCAGGGCCACCAGTACTTTCTGCGGCGCGGGGACTACCCGGACTACCAGCAGTGGATGGGCCTCAGCGACTCGGTCCGCTCCTGCCGGGCCATCCCTTAC ACCAGCTCTCACAGGATAAGGCTGTACGAGAGAGATGACTACGGAGGCCTTGTGTCCGAGCTCACTGAGGACTGCTCCTGTATCCACGATCGCTTCCGGCTCAATGAGCTCCACTCCCTCCACGTGCTGGAGGGCTGCTGGGTCCTCTACGAGATGCCCAACTACCGGGGGCGGCAGTACCTGCTGAGTCCGGGGGACTACAGGCGCTACCACGACTGGGGGGCCATGGATGCCAGAGTGGGCTCTCTGAGACGGGTCATCGATTTGTACTAG
- the LOC106967094 gene encoding gamma-crystallin A isoform X3 has translation MAGSLGRLHLAGVGESENAISWQTHISKPERKRSNDFIILRWNLNGKNSLPVEEVFKMYGADSSTNSGATKVPRAPPFRLSLHPFAMLTAPKAAEYARKQGVKLRRGANKNTASISAREVHVTAWKSSKNVSLDIQPKNKITFYEDRGFQGRCYECSSDCPNLQPYLSRCNSIRVDSGCWMLYERPNYQGHQYFLRRGDYPDYQQWMGLSDSVRSCRAIPYTSSHRIRLYERDDYGGLVSELTEDCSCIHDRFRLNELHSLHVLEGCWVLYEMPNYRGRQYLLSPGDYRRYHDWGAMDARVGSLRRVIDLY, from the exons ATGGCTGGATCACTTGGAAGACTTCACTTGGCTGGAGTGGGAGAAAGT GAAAATGCCATTTCATGGCAGACCCACATATCCAAAccggaaagaaagagaagcaatgaTTTTATCATCTTACGCTGGAATCTTAATGGTAAG aacaGTCTCCCAGTTGAGGAAGTCTTTAAAATGTATGGAGCCGATTCTTCTACCAATTCTGGGGCCACCAAG GTTCCCCGAGCTCCACCTTTCCGCCTCTCCTTGCACCCCTTTGCCATGTTAACGGcacccaaagcagcagaatacgcCCGCAAACAGG GTGTCAAGTTAAGAAGGGGAGCAAACAAAAACACCGCCAGCATCTCTGCAAGGGAAGTACATGTCACAGCATGGAAATCATCAAAAAATGTATCTTTGGACATCCAGCCCAAGAACAAA ATCACCTTCTACGAGGACCGGGGCTTCCAGGGCCGCTGCTACGAGTGCAGCAGCGACTGCCCCAACCTGCAGCCCTATTTGAGCCGCTGCAACTCCATCCGCGTGGACAGCGGCTGCTGGATGCTCTACGAGCGCCCCAACTACCAGGGCCACCAGTACTTTCTGCGGCGCGGGGACTACCCGGACTACCAGCAGTGGATGGGCCTCAGCGACTCGGTCCGCTCCTGCCGGGCCATCCCTTAC ACCAGCTCTCACAGGATAAGGCTGTACGAGAGAGATGACTACGGAGGCCTTGTGTCCGAGCTCACTGAGGACTGCTCCTGTATCCACGATCGCTTCCGGCTCAATGAGCTCCACTCCCTCCACGTGCTGGAGGGCTGCTGGGTCCTCTACGAGATGCCCAACTACCGGGGGCGGCAGTACCTGCTGAGTCCGGGGGACTACAGGCGCTACCACGACTGGGGGGCCATGGATGCCAGAGTGGGCTCTCTGAGACGGGTCATCGATTTGTACTAG
- the LOC106967094 gene encoding gamma-crystallin A isoform X2: MNPVPTTGVLFLDKCEAHYDLAINVALQWLDHLEDFTWLEWEKVKMPFHGRPTYPNRKEREAMILSSYAGILMNSLPVEEVFKMYGADSSTNSGATKVPRAPPFRLSLHPFAMLTAPKAAEYARKQGVKLRRGANKNTASISAREVHVTAWKSSKNVSLDIQPKNKITFYEDRGFQGRCYECSSDCPNLQPYLSRCNSIRVDSGCWMLYERPNYQGHQYFLRRGDYPDYQQWMGLSDSVRSCRAIPYTSSHRIRLYERDDYGGLVSELTEDCSCIHDRFRLNELHSLHVLEGCWVLYEMPNYRGRQYLLSPGDYRRYHDWGAMDARVGSLRRVIDLY; this comes from the exons ATGAATCCTGTTCCGACTACGGGAGtcttatttttagataaatgtGAG GCACACTATGACTTGGCCATCAATGTTGCTTTGCAATGGCTGGATCACTTGGAAGACTTCACTTGGCTGGAGTGGGAGAAAGT GAAAATGCCATTTCATGGCAGACCCACATATCCAAAccggaaagaaagagaagcaatgaTTTTATCATCTTACGCTGGAATCTTAATG aacaGTCTCCCAGTTGAGGAAGTCTTTAAAATGTATGGAGCCGATTCTTCTACCAATTCTGGGGCCACCAAG GTTCCCCGAGCTCCACCTTTCCGCCTCTCCTTGCACCCCTTTGCCATGTTAACGGcacccaaagcagcagaatacgcCCGCAAACAGG GTGTCAAGTTAAGAAGGGGAGCAAACAAAAACACCGCCAGCATCTCTGCAAGGGAAGTACATGTCACAGCATGGAAATCATCAAAAAATGTATCTTTGGACATCCAGCCCAAGAACAAA ATCACCTTCTACGAGGACCGGGGCTTCCAGGGCCGCTGCTACGAGTGCAGCAGCGACTGCCCCAACCTGCAGCCCTATTTGAGCCGCTGCAACTCCATCCGCGTGGACAGCGGCTGCTGGATGCTCTACGAGCGCCCCAACTACCAGGGCCACCAGTACTTTCTGCGGCGCGGGGACTACCCGGACTACCAGCAGTGGATGGGCCTCAGCGACTCGGTCCGCTCCTGCCGGGCCATCCCTTAC ACCAGCTCTCACAGGATAAGGCTGTACGAGAGAGATGACTACGGAGGCCTTGTGTCCGAGCTCACTGAGGACTGCTCCTGTATCCACGATCGCTTCCGGCTCAATGAGCTCCACTCCCTCCACGTGCTGGAGGGCTGCTGGGTCCTCTACGAGATGCCCAACTACCGGGGGCGGCAGTACCTGCTGAGTCCGGGGGACTACAGGCGCTACCACGACTGGGGGGCCATGGATGCCAGAGTGGGCTCTCTGAGACGGGTCATCGATTTGTACTAG
- the LOC106967094 gene encoding gamma-crystallin A isoform X5: MPHQLQAEWSWVPRAPPFRLSLHPFAMLTAPKAAEYARKQGVKLRRGANKNTASISAREVHVTAWKSSKNVSLDIQPKNKITFYEDRGFQGRCYECSSDCPNLQPYLSRCNSIRVDSGCWMLYERPNYQGHQYFLRRGDYPDYQQWMGLSDSVRSCRAIPYTSSHRIRLYERDDYGGLVSELTEDCSCIHDRFRLNELHSLHVLEGCWVLYEMPNYRGRQYLLSPGDYRRYHDWGAMDARVGSLRRVIDLY, encoded by the exons ATGCCCCACCAGCTCCAGGCAGAGTGGTCTTGG GTTCCCCGAGCTCCACCTTTCCGCCTCTCCTTGCACCCCTTTGCCATGTTAACGGcacccaaagcagcagaatacgcCCGCAAACAGG GTGTCAAGTTAAGAAGGGGAGCAAACAAAAACACCGCCAGCATCTCTGCAAGGGAAGTACATGTCACAGCATGGAAATCATCAAAAAATGTATCTTTGGACATCCAGCCCAAGAACAAA ATCACCTTCTACGAGGACCGGGGCTTCCAGGGCCGCTGCTACGAGTGCAGCAGCGACTGCCCCAACCTGCAGCCCTATTTGAGCCGCTGCAACTCCATCCGCGTGGACAGCGGCTGCTGGATGCTCTACGAGCGCCCCAACTACCAGGGCCACCAGTACTTTCTGCGGCGCGGGGACTACCCGGACTACCAGCAGTGGATGGGCCTCAGCGACTCGGTCCGCTCCTGCCGGGCCATCCCTTAC ACCAGCTCTCACAGGATAAGGCTGTACGAGAGAGATGACTACGGAGGCCTTGTGTCCGAGCTCACTGAGGACTGCTCCTGTATCCACGATCGCTTCCGGCTCAATGAGCTCCACTCCCTCCACGTGCTGGAGGGCTGCTGGGTCCTCTACGAGATGCCCAACTACCGGGGGCGGCAGTACCTGCTGAGTCCGGGGGACTACAGGCGCTACCACGACTGGGGGGCCATGGATGCCAGAGTGGGCTCTCTGAGACGGGTCATCGATTTGTACTAG
- the LOC106967094 gene encoding uncharacterized protein C2orf80 isoform X8, with amino-acid sequence MERKLLKKEMKKLLGDYIGIRLRENEFDPKGRRQLTFLDDMAHYDLAINVALQWLDHLEDFTWLEWEKVKMPFHGRPTYPNRKEREAMILSSYAGILMNSLPVEEVFKMYGADSSTNSGATKVPRAPPFRLSLHPFAMLTAPKAAEYARKQGVKLRRGANKNTASISAREVHVTAWKSSKNVSLDIQPKNKVT; translated from the exons ATGGAAAGAAAGCtcctaaagaaggaaatgaaaaaactcCT GGGAGATTATATTGGCATCAGACTTCGGGAAAATGAATTTGACCCAAAAGGAAGAAGGCAACTCACCTTTCTAGATGATATG GCACACTATGACTTGGCCATCAATGTTGCTTTGCAATGGCTGGATCACTTGGAAGACTTCACTTGGCTGGAGTGGGAGAAAGT GAAAATGCCATTTCATGGCAGACCCACATATCCAAAccggaaagaaagagaagcaatgaTTTTATCATCTTACGCTGGAATCTTAATG aacaGTCTCCCAGTTGAGGAAGTCTTTAAAATGTATGGAGCCGATTCTTCTACCAATTCTGGGGCCACCAAG GTTCCCCGAGCTCCACCTTTCCGCCTCTCCTTGCACCCCTTTGCCATGTTAACGGcacccaaagcagcagaatacgcCCGCAAACAGG GTGTCAAGTTAAGAAGGGGAGCAAACAAAAACACCGCCAGCATCTCTGCAAGGGAAGTACATGTCACAGCATGGAAATCATCAAAAAATGTATCTTTGGACATCCAGCCCAAGAACAAA GTCACTTAG
- the LOC106967094 gene encoding uncharacterized protein C2orf80 isoform X7, which produces MERKLLKKEMKKLLGDYIGIRLRENEFDPKGRRQLTFLDDMAHYDLAINVALQWLDHLEDFTWLEWEKVKMPFHGRPTYPNRKEREAMILSSYAGILMNSLPVEEVFKMYGADSSTNSGATKVPRAPPFRLSLHPFAMLTAPKAAEYARKQGVKLRRGANKNTASISAREVHVTAWKSSKNVSLDIQPKNKPQNCFIK; this is translated from the exons ATGGAAAGAAAGCtcctaaagaaggaaatgaaaaaactcCT GGGAGATTATATTGGCATCAGACTTCGGGAAAATGAATTTGACCCAAAAGGAAGAAGGCAACTCACCTTTCTAGATGATATG GCACACTATGACTTGGCCATCAATGTTGCTTTGCAATGGCTGGATCACTTGGAAGACTTCACTTGGCTGGAGTGGGAGAAAGT GAAAATGCCATTTCATGGCAGACCCACATATCCAAAccggaaagaaagagaagcaatgaTTTTATCATCTTACGCTGGAATCTTAATG aacaGTCTCCCAGTTGAGGAAGTCTTTAAAATGTATGGAGCCGATTCTTCTACCAATTCTGGGGCCACCAAG GTTCCCCGAGCTCCACCTTTCCGCCTCTCCTTGCACCCCTTTGCCATGTTAACGGcacccaaagcagcagaatacgcCCGCAAACAGG GTGTCAAGTTAAGAAGGGGAGCAAACAAAAACACCGCCAGCATCTCTGCAAGGGAAGTACATGTCACAGCATGGAAATCATCAAAAAATGTATCTTTGGACATCCAGCCCAAGAACAAA CCACAGAATTGCTTCATAAAGTAA
- the LOC106967094 gene encoding uncharacterized protein C2orf80 isoform X6, with the protein MERKLLKKEMKKLLGDYIGIRLRENEFDPKGRRQLTFLDDMAHYDLAINVALQWLDHLEDFTWLEWEKVKMPFHGRPTYPNRKEREAMILSSYAGILMNSLPVEEVFKMYGADSSTNSGATKVPRAPPFRLSLHPFAMLTAPKAAEYARKQGVKLRRGANKNTASISAREVHVTAWKSSKNVSLDIQPKNKNSEKGQRGTGLEKKEKGKRVLCPSRPGSLL; encoded by the exons ATGGAAAGAAAGCtcctaaagaaggaaatgaaaaaactcCT GGGAGATTATATTGGCATCAGACTTCGGGAAAATGAATTTGACCCAAAAGGAAGAAGGCAACTCACCTTTCTAGATGATATG GCACACTATGACTTGGCCATCAATGTTGCTTTGCAATGGCTGGATCACTTGGAAGACTTCACTTGGCTGGAGTGGGAGAAAGT GAAAATGCCATTTCATGGCAGACCCACATATCCAAAccggaaagaaagagaagcaatgaTTTTATCATCTTACGCTGGAATCTTAATG aacaGTCTCCCAGTTGAGGAAGTCTTTAAAATGTATGGAGCCGATTCTTCTACCAATTCTGGGGCCACCAAG GTTCCCCGAGCTCCACCTTTCCGCCTCTCCTTGCACCCCTTTGCCATGTTAACGGcacccaaagcagcagaatacgcCCGCAAACAGG GTGTCAAGTTAAGAAGGGGAGCAAACAAAAACACCGCCAGCATCTCTGCAAGGGAAGTACATGTCACAGCATGGAAATCATCAAAAAATGTATCTTTGGACATCCAGCCCAAGAACAAA AATTCAGAGAAAGGTCAGAGAGGCACTGggctggagaagaaggaaaaaggcaagcGAGTTCTTTGCCCTTCCCGCCCTGGCTCTTTACTGTAA